In the genome of Sphaeramia orbicularis chromosome 13, fSphaOr1.1, whole genome shotgun sequence, one region contains:
- the LOC115431858 gene encoding retinol-binding protein 2, whose amino-acid sequence MPADYNGRWEMVSNENFEEVMKALDIDFATRKIAIHLHQTKVIVQNGDKFETKTLSTFRNYEVNFTVGEEFEEHTKALDNRKVKTLVTWDGDKLVCVQKGEKANRGWKHWIEGDLLHLELTVLDKVCHQVFKKV is encoded by the exons ATGCCTGCAGACTACAATGGACGATGGGAGATGGTGAGCAACGAAAACTTTGAGGAGGTCATGAAGGCCCTCG ATATTGACTTTGCCACCAGAAAGATCGCAATCCACCTGCATCAGACGAAGGTGATTGTCCAGAATGGAGACAAGTTTGAGACGAAAACCCTGAGCACTTTTAGGAACTACGAAGTCAACTTCACTGTGGGAGAGGAGTTTGAAGAGCACACAAAAGCCCTGGACAACCGGAAAGTTAAG ACACTGGTCACCTGGGATGGAGACAAACTGGTGTGTGTTCAGAAGGGTGAAAAGGCAAATCGTGGCTGGAAACATTGGATTGAAGGAGACCTGCTACACCTG GAACTCACTGTGCTCGACAAAGTCTGCCACCAAGTATTCAAGAAGGTATAA